A DNA window from Paenibacillus antri contains the following coding sequences:
- a CDS encoding DinB family protein, with amino-acid sequence MKTMFRYNWMVRDAWYAWCENVPEEELLRERTGGVGGILRTLFHMVDVEWSWIRVMQGEPDFQEDFAEYRSLERVKELDRRFRPEVEAFVDGWHDGLERRPFYDRRADGTVVIDAWGEIMRHVVAHHIHHAGQLSVWAREVGKAPVSPNVIGRGLIAPDL; translated from the coding sequence ATGAAGACGATGTTTCGGTACAACTGGATGGTGCGCGATGCGTGGTATGCGTGGTGCGAGAACGTCCCCGAGGAAGAGCTGCTTCGCGAGCGGACGGGCGGCGTCGGCGGCATCCTGCGTACGCTGTTCCATATGGTCGACGTGGAGTGGAGCTGGATTCGCGTCATGCAGGGCGAACCGGATTTCCAAGAGGATTTCGCCGAATACCGGAGCCTCGAGCGAGTGAAGGAGCTGGACCGGCGGTTTCGTCCCGAAGTGGAAGCGTTCGTCGACGGCTGGCACGACGGGTTGGAGCGGCGGCCGTTCTACGATCGCCGCGCGGACGGCACGGTCGTCATAGACGCCTGGGGCGAAATTATGCGCCACGTCGTCGCGCACCATATCCATCATGCCGGACAGCTGTCGGTATGGGCGCGGGAAGTCGGGAAGGCGCCGGTGTCTCCCAACGTCATCGGGCGGGGCTTGATCGCCCCGGATCTATAA
- a CDS encoding DEAD/DEAH box helicase, with product MNFKELNIIPPILQALAKENYEKPTPIQEQAIPAVLAGRDVFGCAQTGTGKTAAFSVPILQLLHSRPRKQGERRRIRALVLSPTRELAIQIDESMQAYGRFTGLKNVSIVGGVSQKPQEQALERGVDILIATPGRLIDLINQKVVDLRHVEILVLDEADRMLDMGFINDVKKVIAAVPAKRQTLFFSATVPPEISKLANSLLVNPVSVEVTPVSSTVDRIEQSLYFVDKENKQKLLTDLLQDRSISSALVFTRTKHGADRVAKGLTRSNISAQAIHGDKSQNARQAALNNFKNGTTRVLVATDIAARGIDIEELSHVINFNLPNIPETYVHRIGRTGRAGHSGIAISFCEQEEIPYLKDIEKVTKKTIPVVKDHPYPMTGAMPAAKPEPQRGQQPRGQQPRGQQPRGQQPQGQQPRGQQRGPQSQPSQPRKQPVAASTAGANRTQRGSGRR from the coding sequence ATGAACTTTAAAGAATTGAACATAATCCCCCCGATCCTGCAGGCGCTGGCGAAGGAAAACTACGAGAAGCCGACGCCGATCCAAGAGCAGGCGATTCCCGCCGTGCTGGCCGGCCGCGACGTATTCGGCTGCGCGCAGACGGGGACGGGGAAGACGGCGGCCTTTTCCGTGCCGATCCTTCAGCTGCTGCATTCGCGGCCGCGGAAGCAGGGGGAACGCCGCCGCATTCGCGCGCTCGTCCTGTCGCCGACGCGGGAGCTCGCGATTCAGATCGACGAGAGCATGCAGGCGTACGGCCGGTTCACGGGCTTGAAGAACGTCTCGATCGTCGGCGGGGTGTCCCAGAAGCCGCAGGAGCAGGCGCTCGAGCGCGGCGTGGACATTTTGATCGCGACCCCGGGGCGCCTCATCGACTTGATTAACCAGAAGGTCGTCGATCTGCGGCACGTGGAGATTTTGGTGTTGGACGAAGCCGACCGCATGCTCGACATGGGCTTCATCAACGACGTGAAGAAGGTCATCGCGGCGGTTCCGGCGAAGCGGCAGACGCTGTTCTTCTCGGCGACGGTGCCGCCGGAAATTTCGAAGCTGGCGAATTCGCTGCTCGTGAACCCGGTCAGCGTCGAAGTGACGCCGGTGTCCTCGACGGTGGATCGGATCGAGCAATCCCTTTATTTCGTGGATAAGGAAAATAAGCAGAAGCTCCTCACGGACCTGCTGCAGGACCGATCGATCTCGTCCGCGCTCGTGTTTACGCGCACGAAGCACGGCGCCGACCGCGTCGCCAAAGGGCTGACGCGATCGAACATCTCCGCCCAAGCGATTCACGGCGACAAGTCGCAGAACGCGCGGCAGGCGGCGTTGAACAACTTCAAGAACGGCACGACGCGCGTGCTGGTGGCGACGGATATCGCGGCGCGGGGCATCGATATCGAAGAGCTGTCCCACGTCATCAACTTCAACCTGCCGAACATTCCGGAGACGTACGTGCACCGGATCGGCCGGACGGGGCGCGCCGGACACAGCGGCATAGCGATTTCCTTCTGCGAGCAGGAAGAGATTCCGTACTTGAAGGATATCGAAAAGGTGACGAAAAAGACGATCCCGGTCGTGAAGGACCACCCGTACCCGATGACCGGCGCGATGCCGGCCGCGAAGCCGGAGCCGCAGCGGGGGCAGCAGCCGCGGGGGCAACAGCCGCGAGGTCAGCAGCCTCGGGGGCAGCAGCCGCAAGGCCAACAACCGCGGGGTCAGCAGCGGGGGCCGCAGTCGCAGCCGTCGCAGCCGCGGAAGCAGCCGGTGGCGGCGTCTACAGCCGGCGCGAATCGGACGCAACGGGGTTCGGGCAGAAGATAA